The proteins below are encoded in one region of Lactuca sativa cultivar Salinas chromosome 3, Lsat_Salinas_v11, whole genome shotgun sequence:
- the LOC111899590 gene encoding uncharacterized mitochondrial protein AtMg00860-like produces the protein MAIFLDMIERFMEVFIDDFSVFRSSFEDCLSNLDLMLERCEKTNLVLNWEKCHFMVKEGILLGHKVSRMGIKVDRAKVDTIAKFPPPTNIKGVRSFLGHAGFYRCFIKDFSKITRPLTQLLLKDAPFNFSKECLEAFNLLKEKLTTSPIMVAPNWSLPFELTCEASDLELWELFWDKELTSIFIQSIMQARHLI, from the coding sequence ATGGCTATCTTTCTTGATATGATCGAAAGGTTTATGGAGGTTTTTATAGATGACTTCTCGGTTTTTCGGTCCTCTTTTGAAGATTGCTTGTCCAACTTGGATCTAATGTTAGAAAGATGTGAGAAAACCAACCTTGTCCTTAATTGGGAGAAGTGTCATTTTATGGTGAAGGAAGGAATTTTGTTAGGACACAAGGTCTCAAGAATGGGGATAAAGGTGGATAGAGCAAAGGTGGACACTATAGCCAAATTTCCACCTCCAACAAATATCAAGGGGGTAAGAAGCTTTTTAGGCCATGCGGGGTTTTATAGGTGCTTTATTAAAGACTTTTCCAAGATCACAAGACCCTTGACTCAACTACTTTTGAAGGACGCCCCATTCAACTTTTCTAAAGAATGTCTTGAAGCCTTTAATTTGTTGAAGGAAAAGTTGACTACTTCACCTATAATGGTAGCTCCAAATTGGAGTCTCCCTTTTGAGCTAACGTGTGAAGCTAGTGACCTTGAGTTGTGGGAGCTGTTTTGGGACAAAGAATTAACAAGCATTTTCATCCAATCTATTATGCAAGCAAGACATTTAATCTGA